Part of the Methanobacterium paludis genome is shown below.
CAATAATGCCGCAAATGCTCACAGCAGATGCAGTTATCACGGTACAGCAGACTATTATGATTGCCCTTAACCTTTTAATGTTCACGCCCAGTGTTTGGGCTTCTTCTTTCCCCATGGAAAGAATATTCAGCCTCCACCGTATTATCAGAAGAATTGCAGTTCCTACCAGTATTGGTAGGCTGGTTAGGAGTACATCCTGATTTGTAACCTTTGCAAGGCTTCCTAGAATCCAGAAAACTATGCTCTGCAGCTGTCCTGGGTCTGCCATGTATTTGGTCATGGATAAAAGGGCTGCAAAGAATGTTTCAACTGCTATTCCGCACAGTAACAGGTTCAAGATAGATACCCCCTTGAATGATCTGCCCAGGGAGTAGGTTAATGCAACTGCCACCAAACCCCATACAAATGCAGAAAACTGTATCATCATGGCGCTGGCTGAAAAAAAGATGGCCAGGGCTGCACCAAACCCTGCACCCGCTGAAACACCTAACTTATCGGAGGAGACCAGGGGATTTCTAAATAATCCCTGAAAAGATGCCCCTGCAATGGATAAAGCAGCCCCAACCATCATAGCGGCCAGTATTCTGGGTAACCGTACCTGGAAGAGAACCGCAGTTGCGGTGGGTGATAAGGTTGAGTTAACGTGGAATATTTTCGAGGCGAAGGCAGTTAAAACATCCTGTGGGGATATGGGATATTTGCCCATGAGGAAAGAGATGAAAAAGAGGAAGATCAGTGGAATGACGAGCAGTAAGGTTACATATACTTCATGCTCAGTTATCTTACTCCTGATTTTCACTTCAAATAAGTTAATTCTTCCTTTGAACAGATTCCGAATTTTACCTTCGTACAGATTCTTGATTCTCCCCCCAAACAAGATACACACCCTTTTTTTAATCTGTCAATCTTGAATAGTTCAGTATGTTGGATGTTTCTGTATCTGTAAGGTTGTAGTGGTAGAAGTCCGAGTAGAACTCTTCTGTAAGGTTTTTCAGGTCCATATTCTTAAATTTGTCCGGATAAAGTACCTTGGCTGTCCATGCTATCCCAATGATGGTGTTGGCTCCTGGAGGATTTTCAAACCAGCTGAATGGAGATTGGGGAACCAGGTAAACCTGCTTGTTTTTAACAGCGTTCACATTCTGCCATAATGAATTTGAGTACACGCTGTTATAGAAAACAGAATCTCCTGTGATTATAACGTCAGGATTCCACTGTAAAACCAGCTCAATTGAAACACCCATACCTCCGCTTTGCACAGGGGACTGGACAACATTCTTACCGCCGCAGATATTGATGAGCTCTGTCTGCGGAGAACCCGGTGCAAAGGTTGTTAAACCATCATCACCCTTTGCATAGTAAACTGTTTTCTTCTCAGAGTCAGGTATGGTTGCAACAGTGCTGTTAACCTGGTTTAGGACTTTGTTGTAGAAGTTAACCAGTTTTGTGGATTGTTCCTCATCCCCGAGTGTCTTTCCCATAAACTGGATGGCCGACACTATGTTGGTGAGGTTGTTGTCGCCTTCAACGTCCACCACAGGGATTCCTCCGAATTTATCCTGTATATTGTTTATGGTATCGTTGTCTCCGCCGTGCCCCATGAAAATCACGTCAGGATTTTGCGACAGTATGGACTCGTAATTTGCATTTTTGCCTCCACCTAGAACAGGGAGGTTCTGATATTTGGTTGGTACGTACTGGTTTTCTGATTCATTTCTGGAGTCCCAGCCAAGCATCTTATCTGGAGCAAGCATGTAAAGTATCACGGTACTTGACCCTGCAAGAGAAAAGGTTTTGTTAATTTCAGATGGCACGATCACACTTCTTCCGGCCATATCAGTAAGCTGTGATTTTCCAGCAGGAACGGCACTATGATAACTGTATACAACCCCAATTAAGGCAACTATGCCCATGATCACA
Proteins encoded:
- a CDS encoding FecCD family ABC transporter permease; protein product: MFKGRINLFEVKIRSKITEHEVYVTLLLVIPLIFLFFISFLMGKYPISPQDVLTAFASKIFHVNSTLSPTATAVLFQVRLPRILAAMMVGAALSIAGASFQGLFRNPLVSSDKLGVSAGAGFGAALAIFFSASAMMIQFSAFVWGLVAVALTYSLGRSFKGVSILNLLLCGIAVETFFAALLSMTKYMADPGQLQSIVFWILGSLAKVTNQDVLLTSLPILVGTAILLIIRWRLNILSMGKEEAQTLGVNIKRLRAIIIVCCTVITASAVSICGIIAWVGLVIPHVARMIVGPDNKVLLPASVILGAFFLLLIDDVARTVTTMEIPLGVLTALIGAPFFLYLLKKTKYGWSR
- a CDS encoding iron ABC transporter substrate-binding protein — translated: MDKQKIVLILVIMGIVALIGVVYSYHSAVPAGKSQLTDMAGRSVIVPSEINKTFSLAGSSTVILYMLAPDKMLGWDSRNESENQYVPTKYQNLPVLGGGKNANYESILSQNPDVIFMGHGGDNDTINNIQDKFGGIPVVDVEGDNNLTNIVSAIQFMGKTLGDEEQSTKLVNFYNKVLNQVNSTVATIPDSEKKTVYYAKGDDGLTTFAPGSPQTELINICGGKNVVQSPVQSGGMGVSIELVLQWNPDVIITGDSVFYNSVYSNSLWQNVNAVKNKQVYLVPQSPFSWFENPPGANTIIGIAWTAKVLYPDKFKNMDLKNLTEEFYSDFYHYNLTDTETSNILNYSRLTD